Proteins encoded within one genomic window of Sulfurovum sp. XGS-02:
- the hslV gene encoding ATP-dependent protease subunit HslV produces the protein MFDATTILGYKSNGKAVIGGDGQVTFGDTVLKGNATKIRTLHEGKILAGFAGSTADAFNLFDMFEGILAEKRGDLFKSVIGFSKMWRKDKHLRQLEAMMIVLNQEHIFILSGTGDVVEPEDGKIAAIGSGGNYAISAARALDKHTDLDPRTLVQESLEVAGELCIYTNKNIKILEL, from the coding sequence ATGTTTGACGCAACTACGATACTGGGTTATAAGAGTAATGGCAAAGCAGTGATAGGCGGTGATGGCCAAGTAACCTTTGGGGATACCGTACTCAAAGGTAATGCCACAAAGATACGCACATTGCATGAAGGAAAAATATTGGCAGGATTTGCTGGAAGTACGGCAGATGCATTTAACCTTTTTGATATGTTCGAGGGCATATTGGCTGAAAAAAGAGGTGATCTTTTCAAGTCTGTCATAGGGTTTTCCAAAATGTGGAGAAAAGACAAACATCTGCGTCAGCTGGAAGCGATGATGATCGTACTGAACCAGGAGCATATCTTTATACTTTCAGGGACGGGTGATGTCGTAGAGCCTGAAGACGGGAAGATAGCAGCGATAGGATCCGGCGGTAACTATGCCATCTCCGCAGCACGTGCTTTGGACAAACATACAGACCTTGATCCAAGAACACTGGTACAAGAGTCACTTGAAGTTGCCGGTGAACTTTGTATCTATACGAACAAGAATATTAAAATATTAGAACTGTAA
- the rplI gene encoding 50S ribosomal protein L9, which yields MKVLLIKDVKALGKAGEIKEVKDGYGQNFLIGKGLAKLATPEVVENWKAEQEEMARKLRDELARLEAEKITLEAATIKVEKPLAPVGIKGSVGNADISNAIQEQLNIELDKKNINLKKALKSTGTHEVDAKLGHAIHATLKVEVVGV from the coding sequence ATGAAAGTATTATTGATCAAAGATGTTAAAGCACTTGGGAAAGCAGGTGAAATTAAAGAAGTAAAAGATGGCTATGGACAGAATTTCCTTATAGGAAAGGGTTTGGCAAAGTTGGCTACACCTGAGGTTGTAGAAAATTGGAAAGCCGAACAAGAAGAGATGGCAAGAAAACTAAGAGATGAACTGGCCAGACTTGAAGCTGAAAAAATAACACTTGAAGCGGCAACCATTAAAGTGGAAAAACCATTGGCACCTGTCGGTATCAAAGGTTCAGTTGGGAATGCTGATATATCAAACGCCATACAAGAACAACTCAACATAGAACTTGACAAAAAAAATATTAATCTTAAGAAAGCACTTAAGTCAACAGGTACGCATGAAGTGGATGCCAAACTTGGGCATGCGATTCATGCGACACTTAAAGTAGAAGTAGTAGGTGTATAG